The genomic interval GGCAACACCTGTTTGTTCAATCCATCTCCCAGTATTGGTATTTTTTGCGTTATAAAATAAATAAAATGTTCCTTCATATTCCACCAAACATTCTTTATAAAGACCACCTTTTTCCCAATCCTCTCCATTTTCGGGAACTAAGATAGGATCTTCGAGGCGATGCCATTCTAATAAATTTTCATCCTCTGTCCATGCTAGACCAATCTTTGCGGAACCTTCCTCATAACCGAATTCTGGGTAGGCATGATAGACAAGCCAATATTTATTATCCCACTTTTTTAATGTTGGGGGAGCATCGATTCGGTTTTCCTTAAGAATCCAGGTACCTGCAACGTTTTTGGAATCCCAGTTGGTTCCCTCGTTTCTTCGTAAAATAATAGCAAGATGTTCCCAATTAAGTAAATCTTCACTCTTAGCAAGAGCTGTTTGGTAACCTTCCCCATCAAATCCAACGTACATCATATAAAATTTATTTTGGTGTTGAAAGACAAAGGGACAGTCAACGGCGCGATAATCAAAGTTGCCTTCAATCCCTGATCCTGAAAGAACGGGCTTACCATATTTATAGGGTGTTAGGTACGATTGGATATTCATTAGATTTCTCCTTTTCATTATTTAATGGAATGGTTTCAAAATGATAGTGGCCGGAAACTATTTTTAAGACGATACAACCGTTTTCGAAACGTTGGAACTTCACACCTTCTGCCTCATCGATTGAAACTCCATTTTCGGTAATATCCGTAATGGAGACAGCTGGGATATAAACTTCACCAGAGCAATTCGCTGGGAGTTGAACTTCTAAAGAGAGTCGATTATTATCTACAAGCTTCCAATGAGTATACATTTTGCCTGTATATAAAACTTGCTCTGTCTTCACCCATTGTAAAGTATTTTCATAGTAAGGATTGATCTTAAATTGGTAGGCTTCCTCAATCGGATCAAATATATAATTTAAACCTGCTAATCCACTATAAATCCATTCTTCAATATGTCCCAACATAAAGTGATTTTGCGATTTCCCAACTGTTGGACCGTCCCAAGCCTCTGTTAGAGTAGTAGCACCATGCTCAATTTGATAACCATAACTCGGATAATCAGTATTTCTAGTCATTTTAAAAATAATATCGGAACGCTGGTTATCTGCTAATGCTAATAAAACGTAACGATGGGCGATATCACCAGAGGTAGTATGGAAACCTCGTTTTACAATGTCATCTACAAGATTTTGTAAAACTTTTGAATGATAAGGATCATCTACTAATCCTAGAGCAAGAGACATGGCATTTGCAGCTTGACTGCCAGTAGCATACTGACTAGTAACAGGATTGAAAAATTCTTTATTATAAGCCGCCTTAATTTGTTTTCTTAAGCCTAAATAAGCTTGTGTATCTTCTTTTTTCTTTATTATTCTAGTAATTTTTTCAAATACTTGAACCAGATGGTAAAACATTGCAGTTTCTGGTAAGGCTACTGGAGTATTTTGAGCAAAACCAGGTCCTTTTGGCCCGACATCATACCAATCTCCAAGACCATCTTTAACGATAAAGTTTTCAGAACGGTCTTCAATGAAATGAATGTATTTTTTCATATTTTCATAGTGATACTGAAGAACTTTACTATTACCATATTTTTGATACATCATCCAAGCTGCTAATATATACGTTGCACCCCAAGAGACGGAATGTCGAAAGATATCCCAAGGTTTTTCAAAGACTACGTATTCTGGGGCGGTTGTTGGAATCATACCATTTTCAAGCTGAGCATCCTTAATGTCATCAAGGACTTTCGAGAGTAAAGATTCCACAGGGTAATTATAAATAAGGGGGAGCCCCATTAAATGCACTTGTTCAAGCCATCCTAATTTTTCTCTATGTGGACAATCGGTGAAGACACTTTTCGTATTACTTAATATAGCCCAGTTAATTAATTCGTGCGTTCGATTTAATAATTTATCGGAGCTTTCAAAGTTACCACTTTTCTCAAAGTCCGGGTAAATCATTTGGCCTTCTAAAGAGAGTAGCTGTGGTAAATTACTATTTTCAATAGGGAAGCCTATAGGAATGGCTCCTTCAATTTGTACATATCTGAATCCAGAGTAAGTAAAGCAAGGATTCCAATTTTCTTCATCTTCACCCTTTAATGTATAATTTAATTCATAGGGGGAACCAGTCCATGTTTGATTAGGAGTCCCATCCTCATTTCCTACGATTAGTCAAGTAGTTATTAAAAAATATTTGAACTTGATAGTACTATTTTTGAGCATGACAAATAACCTCAGCTATTCTATTAAATTTTTCAAACTGAGGTATTGTGTGGTATACTTTTTATGTGTTATTGGTCCTTAGAGACCGTGTACGAGTATTCGTACTTTGTATTGTTCCTGACCATGGAATAGATACATTTCAATAGCTTGTTCATGCAAGCTACAGTGGCAACCCTGTCCTTTTTGGCCTGAGGTTGCTTTTTTAATTTATAATAATAATCCACAATATGATTGGGGGCAGCTTTTTGTTGGCGTATCATGTTCTTAACGATAAGATATAAGACTTTTCTTCCTTTTGGATTTCCACGTTTATTGATATGGTCTTGACCTGCATATTTACCAGATTGATACCTTCTAATATCTATGCCGATAAAGGCGTTCACTTTTTTATGATTAGAAAAGCGTGACAGATCGCCTATCTCACCAATAAGGAGTGCTGCGCTAATCTCCCCAATGCCAGGAAAGCTAGTAAGTAACTGGAATTCCGAAAGTTGTCGGGCCTTCACAATTAATTGTTCGGAAACCATTTTTTTCTCCTCTA from Niallia sp. FSL W8-0635 carries:
- a CDS encoding alpha-L-rhamnosidase-related protein, producing the protein MIYPDFEKSGNFESSDKLLNRTHELINWAILSNTKSVFTDCPHREKLGWLEQVHLMGLPLIYNYPVESLLSKVLDDIKDAQLENGMIPTTAPEYVVFEKPWDIFRHSVSWGATYILAAWMMYQKYGNSKVLQYHYENMKKYIHFIEDRSENFIVKDGLGDWYDVGPKGPGFAQNTPVALPETAMFYHLVQVFEKITRIIKKKEDTQAYLGLRKQIKAAYNKEFFNPVTSQYATGSQAANAMSLALGLVDDPYHSKVLQNLVDDIVKRGFHTTSGDIAHRYVLLALADNQRSDIIFKMTRNTDYPSYGYQIEHGATTLTEAWDGPTVGKSQNHFMLGHIEEWIYSGLAGLNYIFDPIEEAYQFKINPYYENTLQWVKTEQVLYTGKMYTHWKLVDNNRLSLEVQLPANCSGEVYIPAVSITDITENGVSIDEAEGVKFQRFENGCIVLKIVSGHYHFETIPLNNEKEKSNEYPIVPNTL